The nucleotide sequence CTGACGAAGAAGCAGGTGCGTCGCCGCATCATCACTGATCACTTCCGCATCGATGGCCGCGGCATCACCGACATTCGCTCACTTGCCGCAGAGGTCGCCATTATCCCGCGGGCACACGGCAGTGCGCTGTTCGAGCGTGGTGAAACACAGATTCTCGGCGTCACCACGCTAGACATGGTGAAGATGGCGCAGCAGATCGACTCGCTTGGCCCTGAAAAGTCGAAGCGTTACATGCACCACTACAACTTCCCGCCTTACTCGACCGGTGAGACTGGCCGCGTGGGCACGCCGAAGCGCCGCGAAATCGGTCACGGTGCGCTCGCGGAGCGGGCACTCGTCCCTGTGCTGCCGAGCGTCGAGGAGTTCCCCTACGCGATTCGTCAGGTCTCTGAGGCACTTGGATCGAATGGTTCGACGTCGATGGGGTCAGTGTGTGCCGCGACGTTGTCGATGCTCAACGCTGGCGTGCCGCTGAAAGCACCAGTCGCAGGTATCGCGATGGGTTTGGTGTCCGAGGACGCCGAGACCGCGGACGGGAAGACAGAGCGCCGCTACGTTGCACTGACAGACATCCTCGGCGCGGAAGATGCCTTCGGCGACATGGACTTCAAGGTAGCGGGGACCAAGGACTTCGTGACCGCCCTGCAGCTTGACACGAAGCTCGATGGCATTCCGTCGTCGGTTCTTGCTGGTGCTCTCAGCCAGGCGCGCGACGCACGCCTCACGATTCTCGATGTGATGGCTGAGGCGATTGATCGCCCCGACGACATGAGTCCCTATGCGCCGCGGATCACCACGATCAAGGTCCCCGTCGACAAGATCGGTGAAGTGATTGGCCCGAAGGGCAAGGTCATCAACCAGATCACCGAGGAGACCGGTGCGTCGATTTCAATCGAAGACGACGGAACAATTTTCGTCGGCGCCACCGATGGTCCGTCAGCTCAGGCTGCCATCGATCGGATCAACCAAATCGCTAACCCGCAGCAGCCGCAGGTCGGTGATCGCTTCCTCGGCACGGTCGTCAAGACTACCGCTTTCGGAGCGTTTGTTTCCCTGCTGCCCGGCCGCGATGGACTTGTCCACATCTCCAAGCTCGGCGGTGGAAAGCGGATCGCTAAGGTGGAAGATGTAGTGAGCGTCGGCAGCAAACTGCGCGTCGAGATCACTGACATCGACAACCGCGGGAAGATCAGTCTCGTACCTCTCGATGAGGAGTCCGAGACCGGAGAGACAGCAGAATCCAGCACTGATGGTCAGAACGAATCAGGTGGCGGCGAGCCAGCCTCGAACGAATAGTTCCGGGCAGCTGAATAACAGTTACTGCGTGCAGGCGGCCCAGGATTCCAGTGATGGTCCTGGCCGCCTGCACCTCGCAGAGGGAGAACCCGGTCCGGTGCAGCGTTCTTTGCTGCCTGGGGGACTAAGGGTGGTGAGCCAGCACATCCCCGGTGTGCGGTCAGTGTCCGTTGGCCTATCGGTCGGGGTCGGGTCACGTGACGAGCACCCTGACCACGCCGGGGCAGCGCATTTTCTCGAACACCTGCTGTTTAAAGCCACCCCGACGCGGTCTGCGCTTGATATCGCCGAAGCCATGGACGCAGTAGGCGGAGAGTTCAACGCGTT is from Hoyosella subflava DQS3-9A1 and encodes:
- a CDS encoding polyribonucleotide nucleotidyltransferase, whose amino-acid sequence is MTDNTDHEPRIFESSVVLDNGRFGKRTIRFETGHLAQQAAGAVVAYLDEETMLLSATTVSKQPKEHFDFFPLTVDVEERMYAAGRIPGSFFRREGRPSTDAILTCRLIDRPLRPTFVEGVRNEVQVVITVMSLDPEHMYDVVAINAASASTQLSGLPFSGPIGGVRVALIEGQWVAFPTVKQLEDAVFDMVVAGRIVSGSGDNADVAIMMVEAEATDDVIKLIEAGAQAPTEDVVAEGLEAAKPFIAKLCEAQQALARGAAKETADFPLFPPYQEDVYTAVADIATEPLVQALTIAGKHEREERLDEIKAEVLDQLAGKFEGREKELGAAFRSLTKKQVRRRIITDHFRIDGRGITDIRSLAAEVAIIPRAHGSALFERGETQILGVTTLDMVKMAQQIDSLGPEKSKRYMHHYNFPPYSTGETGRVGTPKRREIGHGALAERALVPVLPSVEEFPYAIRQVSEALGSNGSTSMGSVCAATLSMLNAGVPLKAPVAGIAMGLVSEDAETADGKTERRYVALTDILGAEDAFGDMDFKVAGTKDFVTALQLDTKLDGIPSSVLAGALSQARDARLTILDVMAEAIDRPDDMSPYAPRITTIKVPVDKIGEVIGPKGKVINQITEETGASISIEDDGTIFVGATDGPSAQAAIDRINQIANPQQPQVGDRFLGTVVKTTAFGAFVSLLPGRDGLVHISKLGGGKRIAKVEDVVSVGSKLRVEITDIDNRGKISLVPLDEESETGETAESSTDGQNESGGGEPASNE